In Gossypium hirsutum isolate 1008001.06 chromosome D06, Gossypium_hirsutum_v2.1, whole genome shotgun sequence, one genomic interval encodes:
- the LOC107901916 gene encoding ubiquitin receptor RAD23b produces MKLTVKTLKGTHFQITVNPNDTVMAVKKNIEGIQGKDNYPCGQQLLIHNGKVLKDETTLADNKVSEDGFLVVMLSKSKSLGSAGASSAQPASSNPSTIAPVSNPTPTPEAPTQAPASMGTTSASDAATANPNTNTYSQAASNLVAGSNLEQTIQQLMDMGGGNWDKETVTHALLAAYNNPERAVDYLYSGIPESAEVAVPVAHFSTNQTTETGAAPIAPVSGAPNSSPLNMFPQESLSGAAAAGLESLDFLRNNQQFQALRSMVQSNPQILQPMLQELGKQNPQLLRQIQEHHAEFLQLINEPLEGSEGDVFDQAEQEMPHAISVTPAEQEAIQRLEAMGFERALVIEAFLACDRNEELAANYLLENAGDFED; encoded by the exons ATGAAGCTCACCGTTAAAACCCTCAAGGGTACCCACTTTCAAATTACTGTTAACCCCAACGATACG gTTATGGCTGTGAAGAAAAACATAGAAGGTATACAAGGGAAAGACAATTATCCATGCGGCCAACAGCTTTTGATTCATAATGGGAAGGTTTTGAAAGATGAAACTACTTTAGCTGATAATAAAGTCTCCGAGGATGGTTTTCTTGTCGTCATGCTTAGCAAg AGCAAGTCCTTGGGTTCAGCTGGGGCATCATCTGCTCAG CCTGCTTCTTCAAATCCATCTACAATTGCACCTGTCTCTAATCCTACCCCTACCCCTGAAGCTCCAACACAAGCACC GGCTTCAATGGGCACCACATCTGCTTCCGATGCTGCAACAGCTAA TCCAAATACCAATACCTATAGTCAAGCTGCTTCCAATTTAGTCGCTGGAAGTAATCTTGAACAAACTATCCAACAATTGATGGATATGGGTGGTGGCAACTGGGACAAAGAAACAGTAACTCATGCACTTCTGGCTGCTTATAACAATCCAGAGAGAGCAGTCGATTATCTATATTCT GGGATTCCTGAATCAGCAGAAGTCGCTGTGCCAGTGGCTCATTTTTCCACAAACCAAACTACTGAAACTGGTGCAGCTCCTATTGCTCCTGTTTCAGGGGCTCCTAATTCATCTCCTTTGAATATGTTTCCTCAG GAATCACTCTCTGGGGCTGCTGCTGCTGGGCTTGAATCCTTGGATTTCCTCAGAAACAACCAACAG TTCCAAGCATTGCGTTCAATGGTACAATCAAACCCGCAAATTCTTCAG CCCATGCTACAGGAGCTTGGGAAGCAAAACCCCCAGCTTTTAAGACAAATTCAAGAGCATCATGCAGAGTTTCTTCAGCTAATAAATGAGCCTCTCGAAGGTTCTGAAGG GGATGTATTTGATCAAGCTGAACAAGAAATGCCTCATGCTATCAGTGTTACACCAGCAGAACAGGAGGCAATCCAACGA cttgaagcAATGGGATTTGAGAGAGCCCTGGTCATTGAAGCCTTTCTGGCATGTGACCGGAACGAGGAATTGGCAGCAAATTACTTATTGGAGAACGCCGGAGATTTTGAGGATTGA
- the LOC107901915 gene encoding probable serine incorporator, whose product MWAASCLASCCAACACDACRTVVSGISRRSARMAYCGLFALSLFVSWILREVAAPLMEQLPWINHFHKTPNREWFETDAVLRVSLGNFLFFTILSFLMIGVKNQRDPRDGLHHGRWMMKIVCWFILVILMFFVPNEIISFYETISKFGSGLFLLIQVVLLLDFVHGWNDKWVGYDEQFWYVALFIVSLVCYLATFGFSGLLFHWFTPSGQDCGLNTFLIVMTLILVILFAIVALHPAVGSSILPASVISLYCMYLCYSGLASEPRDYECNGLHKHSKAISTGTVTVGLLTTILSVVYSAVRAGSSTTLLSPPSSPRAGGGKPLLPLDKADEEKKNKAVTYSYAFFHIIFSLASMYSAMLLTGWSTSVGESGKLVDVGWPSVWIRILTAWVIAALYMWSLLAPILFPDRDF is encoded by the exons ATGTGGGCTGCTTCATGCCTTGCATCGTGCTGTGCGGCGTGCGCCTGCGATGCGTGCCGCACGGTGGTTTCGGGGATAAGCCGGAGGTCTGCAAGGATGGCCTATTGTGGACTATTTGCCCTTTCTCTGTTTGTTTCGTGGATCCTCCGTGAGGTTGCCGCCCCTCTCATGGAGCAGCTGCCTT GGATCAATCATTTTCACAAAACACCCAACAGGGAATGGTTTGAAACAGATGCGGTGCTGAGGGTCAGCTTgggaaattttctctttttcactATCCTATCATTTTTAATGATTGGTGTTAAAAATCAGAGGGATCCTCGTGATGGTTTGCACCATGGTAGATGGATGATGAAAATTGTCTGCTGGTTCATTTtagttattttgatgttttttgttCCTAATGAGATTATCAGCTTTTATG AGACGATATCAAAGTTCGGCTCAGGACTGTTTCTTTTGATTCAAGTTGTGCTTTTACTTGACTTTGTTCATGGGTGGAATGACAAATGGGTTGGATACGATGAGCAATTTTG GTATGTTGCTCTGTTTATTGTTTCACTTGTTTGCTATTTGGCGACATTTGGCTTTTCGGGACTTCTCTTTCACTGGTTCACTCCATCTGGACAGGATTGTGGACTCAATACCTTCCTTATCGTGATGACCTTGATTCTTGTCATTTTGTTTGCCATAGTTGCACTGCATCCTGCA GTTGGTAGTAGCATTTTACCAGCATCAGTTATATCACTGTATTGCATGTACCTCTGCTACAGTGGGCTTGCAAGTGAACCAAGAGATTATGAATGCAATGGTCTCCACAAGCATTCTAAAGCAATTTCTACTGGCACTGTGACTGTTGGCCTGCTTACCACTATCCTTTCTGTTGTCTATTCTGCTGTTCGAGCTGGGTCTTCTACAACTCTACTATCCCCACCAAGTTCACCTCGTGCAG GTGGTGGAAAGCCATTACTTCCATTGGACAAGGCTGATGAGGAGAAGAAGAATAAGGCAGTGACGTACTCGTACGCCTTCTTCCACATCATTTTTTCTCTGGCAAGTATGTACTCAGCAATGCTTTTGACGGGATGGTCTACCTCAGTTGGGGAGAGCGGGAAGTTGGTAGATGTAGGGTGGCCATCTGTGTGGATACGGATTCTAACAGCCTGGGTAATTGCAGCTCTCTATATGTGGTCTCTCCTTGCTCCTATTCTCTTCCCAGACAGGGACTTCTAA